The Porites lutea chromosome 11, jaPorLute2.1, whole genome shotgun sequence genome includes a region encoding these proteins:
- the LOC140953026 gene encoding uncharacterized protein isoform X1, with protein MPSSNIPVPERDTGNSPSRKSNVEDLRRHNTKLRSDLEAERAKVRQVLRDKSAELKRIQENFEKEKQKAVELTTKRLMNEHAAEIRRARESAVKEKDNELRQVVKFKEEEVKTMKQQIAEEKEKNRSAEEELRRVLVDKGKEGEDRSEIERKLRSEIALLRDQKQKADEMYRLKAADDNEKAEIIRRLKAEHDVELQKFLKDSKRESVHSLQQRRLTERALEEKAHELAFKDHLARKLEAEKDDLQRRLSHSGDSETLRRSSLRTDERLDESPLAKKDKERELKKRNAELQSKVESLEKKCAVLEKEASKSGNLKVTFMAEEKIKKLKKRNSELVSIARQLEDKAKKLQEEKVTAQKLAEENNSNNTAGVEHVKKMYARQRAKDLAEHAKSLMSKEKELEDLKKQLVSQQNDQVLPKEKVEELQTIIRQSAKERLWLERQVSNSDLSRSPSPFISSGDFTAEMRIKTERLDTVEAENIKLKLSLENLQKSERESKKLADDLKEKEKENEKLLNDLEEKQTKCSKLELERERFAAKCTMLQKKNTEMSKKISELEEVEEEVANLREKLEVSDMKNSLLSEECNKMKSQLEGLLHVKEDLKKMEEKKKVIEKEHMTSMEKLKEREEEIRQLHKIQEEANRAHEMAVTSLEDTVRSLEQKCIDAEENNINLKKEVEELRELEKAHIRKNQGRGHKSTQTAIRGNEIVAGNDGKPIHDHPLHEEKPQTPQSSSHKLLNQASGGLSSHIASTKSSTYESKVEMSHTSPMKQPLSASEASQKPETGAAPGTEDLLDVLASRIDQLAASDSEDDIFSEKAYEEQQKESDEDKNKPTRPDLDLEDLSKRISQVAVSDDTSSLSTRDRACSDGSQDLTSMAEGEMGDLEDNQPDSSAPEDEQTDLSAQQQPIGVLNVHHHVESTSSDKQVPADFNNEFNSEDQAVDSRYLEGDFSDVDPAILEKLAVYIARYSYDPLQHSPNDNPEMELAFQAGDYLYVFGEMDEDGYFLGELMSGQRGLVPSNFVEKVADESEMNRMMNGTGEGIDEIVNSDEEDTDEDSASEDGETSTELVLPEENGERHMKPVRMLRFSGKLHRALRLSVEHIPDVGLNDIKEEDEEEIEEEIESEDEFDEETPKVLNLSQDGVVNEETDFEPFRVPSPRRLYLERQFTRSVLLSWKPADLPANLVKGYGVYVNGDLRLMISGGGKTKALLEDIDPEEPYRISVRTITFKGNESSDRSAVVTIGKDANLAPSHVHVTCVSPTSAKIEWSPGNSSFSHEVLVNGELYKTVRPGTFQHTITNLEPDHMYKVHVRAKNPKRVVEHDSEVDIEVDLLTAEAEFRTEPGGLPDPPLEVEVAVGHANSLDVNWIPVTITERGTSNGARVTGYKVYINGFPCTEVTSPTADSVTAVSWMVERAFKRSHSEVLRVVVRTQSREGESVDSNEVELPAEMFNFKVNNLIKAKGAGPLPKRTDLTPQSSVEEENSHDIHDKDSANDSRNAEESRERADSVRRYSRGENGQPHLVIKDDTDRVRNVVQGDTTMAQPRTKGEPVVWKDDDADESEAADSVTKSDERVSGDEDEEIEICIPDASDDIAHSTQKEPDMNAEQQGYKLLEEQKNEEEELDERKEEEEEMEDNEEVENEETEIPEDDQYFGDEDVLPIEEETPDMPDETLLMPRKENSVSVVSGSDMDEFEEALDEAQSIRGRSSEGLHSHDKRPYIRPLEYEESDYESESSEEKPLSVIPEEDEEDLSESVVFPSNFSRQHSTSDDFQSDDDVMDLLDDDHDRDETAVHGVDFGTVRKISQNERNAVLSPEGESSGDVSFGRYLAKSDEEGNTPLNSHYRLLDSIELEESESGGVETSFSETEADRGGMDQSSTPLDYRDEENVYYNETGQNEAPYDPTSDPSGRGKAPLPDQDFEGGITTEEQVRVFLALYDYDPSTMSPNPDAEEEELAFNEGDLIKVYGDKDEDGFYWGELNDRAGYIPFNMVSEVQLEDEATGSNVTSPSSLNLTQEVAQVPEQSPSHEAEAASESTGNLLDEVILEEGEFDDPRESENYQLPPRRMVALFDYDPRTLSPNPDCEVELKFKVGDVIYVYGGMDEDGFFSGELRGIRGLVPSNFLEDLSDPPETTQEDSSHNDSYESPLVSADKYNNVNGTHQVAAEDTPKKKKGILSKGKQMFKKIAKGHNSPRGHSSKR; from the exons ATGCCATCTTCTAACATCCCAGTCCCAGAGAGAGATACGGGGAACTCTCCATCCCGTAAAAGCAACGTGGAGGACTTACGAAGACACAACACCAAGCTGCGGTCGGATTTGGAAGCCGAGCGGGCGAAAGTTCGGCAAGTTTTGCGGGATAAATCTGCAGAGTTAAAGAGAATTCAAGAGAACTTTGAGAAGGAAAAGCAGAAAGCGGTAGAACTTACTACAAAGCGGTTAATGAACGAGCATGCTGCAGAGATAAGGAGAGCGCGAGAAAGTGCTGTCAAGGAGAAAGATAACGAACTCAGACAAGTGGTGAAATTTAAAGAAGAAGAGGTCAAGACTATGAAACAGCAAATTGCAGAGGAGAAGGAGAAAAATCGGAGCGCTGAAGAAGAGTTGAGAAGAGTCTTAGTGGATAAGGGTAAGGAAGGAGAGGATCGTTCGGAAATTGAACGAAAATTACGAAGCGAAATTGCTCTGCTTAGggaccaaaaacaaaaagcgGACGAAATGTATCGTTTGAAAGCTGCAGACGACAACGAGAAGGCCGAAATTATACGACGCTTAAAAGCCGAGCATGATGTGGAGCTTCAGAAATTTCTAAAGGACTCGAAACGCGAATCAGTCCATAGTTTGCAGCAAAGGAGGTTAACTGAAAGAGCTTTGGAGGAAAAGGCCCACGAACTCGCGTTCAAGGATCACTTAGCAAGGAAACTAGAAGCTGAGAAAGATGATCTACAGAGAAGGTTATCACACTCAGGCGATTCGGAAACTTTACGAAGGTCAAGTCTACGAACGGATGAACGATTGGATGAGAGT CCTCTTGCAAAAAAGGACAAAGAAAGAGAACTGAAAAAGAGAAATGCTGAACTGCAATCAAAGGTGGAAAGCTTGGAGAAGAAGTGTGCAGTATTAGAG AAAGAGGCTTCAAAGAGTGGAAACTTAAAAGTGACTTTTATGGCtgaggaaaaaataaagaagcttAAGAAGAGGAATTCAGAACTTGTGTCCATAGCTCGCCAGCTTGAAGATAAGGCAAAGAAACTACAGGAAGAAAAAGTAACTGCACAG AAATTAGCtgaagaaaacaattcaaataATACTGCTGGCGTGGAGCATGTGAAGAAAATGTACGCCAGACAGAGAGCAAAGGATCTTGCTGAACATGCAAAGTCACTCATGTCCAAGGAAAAGGAACTGGAAGACTTGAAAAAGCAACTAGTATCACAACAGAATGACCAAGTCTTGCCG aaagaaaaagttgaagaGCTTCAGACAATCATCAGACAGTCAGCTAAAGAAAGACTTTGGTTGGAGAGACAAGTTTCAAACAGCGATTTGTCTCGCTCACCCAGTCCGTTTATCTCATCTGGGGATTTTACAGCCGAGATGCGAATAAAGACAGAAAGACTTGACACTGTAGAAGCTGAGAATATAAAACTGAAATTGTCATTGGAAAACCTACAAAAATCAGAGAGAGAGAGCAAAAAATTG GCAGATGatctgaaagaaaaggaaaaggagaatGAGAAGCTCTTAAATGacttggaagaaaaacaaactaagTGTTCTAAACTG GAACTTGAAAGGGAGAGGTTTGCAGCTAAGTGCACTATGCTCCAGAAAAAGAACACAGAGAtgtcaaagaaaatttcagaaCTGGAAGAG GTCGAAGAGGAAGTTGCCAATCTGAGAGAGAAACTGGAAGTGTCTGACATGAAAAACAGTCTTCTTTCAGAAGAATGCAACAAGATGAAAAGCCAGTTAGAAGGGCTGTTACATGTCAAGGAG GATTTGAAGAAGatggaggagaagaaaaaagttATAGAAAAAGAGCACATGACAAGCATGGAAAAACTCAAAGAACGAGAAGAGGAAATAAGGCAGCTTCACAAG ATCCAGGAAGAGGCCAACAGGGCTCATGAGATGGCTGTGACTTCTCTGGAGGACACTGTGCGCAGTCTGGAGCAGAAGTGCATTGATGCCGAGGAGAATAATATCAACCTTAAGAAAGAGGTGGAGGAGCTAAGAGAGTTGGAAAAAGCACATATCAGGAAAAACCAAGGAAGAGGCCACAAATCTACTCAAACAGCAATCAGAGGAAATGAAATTGTGGCTGGAAATGATG GTAAGCCCATTCATGATCATCCTTTGCATGAAGAAAAACCTCAGACACCTCAGTCATCATCTCACAAACTTTTAAATCAAGCATCTGGGGGGTTATCATCCCACATTGCCTCCACTAAGTCATCCACCTATGAATCAAAAGTTGAAATGTCACACACATCTCCTATGAAACAACCCCTAAGTGCTTCCGAGGCAAGCCAGAAGCCTGAGACTGGGGCTGCACCAGGAACAGAAGATCTGTTGGATGTATTAGCTTCTAGAATTGACCAGCTGGCAGCTTCTGATAGTGAGGATGACATTTTTAGTG AAAAAGCATATGAAGAACAACAGAAGGAATCTGATGAGGATAAAAACAAGCCTACAAGGCCAGATCTAGATCTTGAAGACTTGTCCAAGCGCATCAGTCAAGTGGCAGTCAGTGATGACACAAGCTCGTTAAGTACACGAGATAGAGCTTGCAGTGATGGTAGTCAAGACTTAACAAGTATGGCTGAAGGAGAAATGGGTGATCTAGAAGATAATCAACCTGATAGCTCAGCTCCAGAAGATGAACAGACAGACCTTTCAGCACAGCAGCAGCCGATTG GTGTACTGAACGTTCATCATCATGTTGAGTCTACAAGCTCTGACAAGCAGGTGCCAGCAGATTTCAACAATGAATTCAACTCAGAGGACCAGGCAGTGGACAGCAGATATCTAGAGGGAGATTTTAGTGATGTGGATCCCGCTATTCTTGAGAAGCTAGCAGTGTATATAGCAAGATATAGTTATGATCCTTTGCAGCACTCACCTAATGATAATCCTGAGATGGAGCTGGCTTTCCAAGCTGGAGATTATCTGTATGTGTTTGGGGAGATGGATGAG GATGGCTACTTTCTTGGAGAACTGATGAGTGGGCAAAGAGGATTGGTTCCTTCcaactttgttgaaaaagtCGCAGATGAAAGCGAGATGAACAGGATGATGAATGGTACAGGAGAGGGAATTG atGAAATTGTGAACAGTGACGAGGAGGATACTGATG AAGATAGCGCCTCTGAAGATGGCGAAACAAGCACAGAACTTGTGCTACCTGAAGAAAATGGTGAACGTCACATGAAGCCTGTCAGAATGCTTAGATTTTCCG GTAAACTTCACCGTGCGTTACGCTTGTCAGTGGAGCACATACCTGATGTCGGATTGAACGACATCAAAGAAGAAGATGAGGAAGAGATCGAGGAGGAAATCGAATCGGAGGATGAATTTGACGAAGAAACTCCAAAAGTATTGAACTTGAGTCAAGATGGCGTTGTAAATGAGGAAACCGACTTTGAACCTTTCA GAGTTCCATCCCCAAGACGGCTCTACCTTGAGCGCCAGTTTACACGAAGCGTGCTGTTGAGTTGGAAGCCCGCTGACCTGCCAGCTAATCTTGTGAAAGGCTACGGTGTGTACGTAAATGGAGACCTTCGGCTCATGATCAGTGGAGGGGGCAAAACAAAGGCTCTACTAGAAGATATTGACCCTGAAGAG CCTTACAGGATATCCGTTAGAACCATAACCTTCAAAGGAAACGAGTCATCTGATCGCTCAGCAGTGGTCACCATTGGCAAAG ATGCTAATCTTGCACCAAGTCACGTGCACGTCACATGTGTTTCCCCTACGTCAGCCAAGATTGAGTGGTCACCAGGTAACAGCTCATTCAGTCACGAGGTTCTTGTCAATGGGGAGCTTTACAAGACAGTGCGCCCAGGAACGTTCCAGCACACAATCACTAACCTTGAGCCAGACCACATGTATAAGGTGCATGTTCGCGCGAAGAACCCCAAGCGGGTGGTGGAACACGACAGTGAAGTGGACATTGAAGTGGATCTTTTGACAGCAGAAGCTGAATTCAGGACGGAACCCGGTG gTCTTCCAGATCCTCCTTTAGAAGTGGAAGTCGCTGTAGGCCATGCCAACTCCCTGGATGTTAACTGGATTCCTGTGACTATTACGGAGAGGGGTACTTCAAACGGTGCTCGCGTGACAGGATACAAAGTATACATCAACGGCTTTCCTTGCACCGAGGTCACGTCACCCACAGCAGACAGCGTGACAGCCGTGTCATGGATGGTGGAACGTGCGTTTAAAAGAAGTCACAGCGAGGTTCTTCGTGTTGTTGTAAGAACTCAGTCTCGCGAAGGAGAATCTGTGGATTCAAACGAAGTTGAACTTCCTGCGGAAATGTTTAACTTCAAGGTGAATAATTTGATAAAAGCTAAAGGCGCAGGTCCGCTTCCTAAAAGAACAGACTTGACGCCGCAAAGCTCTGTTGAAGAAGAAAACAGTCATGACATACATGATAAAGATTCGGCCAATGATAGTAGGAATGCTGAGGAATCGAGAGAGAGAGCTGATAGTGTAAGGCGTTACAGCCGAGGTGAAAACGGACAGCCACATTTAGTGATAAAGGATGACACTGATAGAGTGAGAAACGTTGTGCAGGGTGATACAACGATGGCTCAACCTCGGACAAAAGGTGAGCCTGTGGTATGGAAAGACGATGATGCAGATGAGTCGGAAGCTGCCGACAGTGTTACGAAGAGCGACGAAAGAGTATCCGGTGACGAAGATGAAGAAATCGAAATTTGTATTCCGGACGCTTCGGATGATATTGCGCACTCTACACAGAAGGAACCTGACATGAACGCTGAACAACAAGGTTATAAACTACTTGAGGAACAGAAAAATGAGGAAGAGGAGTTGGACGAGaggaaagaagaggaagaagaaatggAG GACAACGAAGAAGTCGAGAATGAAGAAACTGAGATTCCCGAGGATGACCAATACTTCGGCGATGAAGACGTTTTACCTATCGAGGAAGAAACACCAGACATGCCAGACGAAACCCTGCTTATGCCCAGGAAAGAGAACAGCGTGTCCGTGGTCAGCGGTTCTGACATGGATGAGTTTGAGGAGGCGTTAGATGAAGCTCAAAGTATACGAGGAAGAAGTTCTGAGGGCTTACATAGCCATGATAAGAGACCCTATATTCGACCACTGGAATACGAGGAGAGCGATTATGAGAGTGAGTCAAGCGAAGAAAAGCCTCTGTCTGTCATACCAGAAGAAGACGAGGAAGATTTGTCCGAGTCAGTTGTTTTCCCGAGCAATTTCTCACGACAGCACTCCACTTCCGACGATTTTCAGAGCGACGATGACGTCATGGATTTGCTTGACGATGACCACGATCGGGATGAAACGGCAGTGCATGGTGTCGACTTCGGAACTGTTCGTAAGATCTCGCAGAATGAACGCAATGCGGTGCTATCACCCGAAGGTGAATCATCGGGTGATGTAAGCTTTGGAAGATACTTAGCAAAGAGCGACGAAGAAGGGAACACACCTCTTAATTCTCATTACAGACTTCTTGATAGTATTGAACTTGAGGAATCTGAAAGCGGTGGAGTTGAAACCTCATTCAGTGAAACAGAAGCTGATCGTGGTGGAATGGATCAAAGTTCAACTCCGCTTGATTACCGCGACGAGGAGAATGTTTACTATAACGAAACAGGGCAGAATGAAGCTCCTTATGATCCCACGAGTGATCCCTCGGGAAGGGGCAAGGCTCCTCTTCCTGATCAGGATTTTGAGGGTGGTATAACCACAGAGGAGCAAGTCCGTGTGTTTTTAGCACTGTATGATTATGATCCCTCTACCATGTCCCCTAATCCTGATGCAGAAGAGGAGGAGTTAGCATTTAATGAAGGAGATCTTATTAAG GTTTACGGTGACAAGGATGAAGACGGTTTCTATTGGGGTGAATTGAACGATAGAGCAGGCTACATTCCATtcaacatggtgtcagaagtgcAGCTTGAAGACGAGGCGACCGGAAGCAATGTTACCTCACCTTCTAGTTTAAATCTCACTCAAGAAGTGGCCCAGGTCCCTGAACAGAGCCCCAGCCACGAGGCTGAAGCCGCTTCAGAGTCCACTGGAAACTTGCTTGATGAAGTTATTCTTGAAGAAGGCGAGTTTGATGATCCTCGAGAAAGCGAAAATTATCAGCTTCCACCTAGGCGAATGGTGGCTCTGTTTGATTATGATCCACGAACTTTGTCACCAAATCCCGACTGCGAG gtTGAATTGAAGTTCAAAGTCGGTGATGTCATTTATGTGTACGGTGGTATGGATGAGGACGGGTTCTTTTCG GGGGAGTTACGTGGAATTCGTGGTTTGGTTCCGTCAAATTTCCTTGAGGATTTGTCTGATCCACCTGAAACAACGCAAGAAGACTCTAGTCATAACGACAGCTAT GAATCTCCATTGGTTTCTGCAGACAAGTACAATAACGTGAATGGTACCCATCAAGTGGCGGCCGAGGATACtcccaagaaaaagaaaggaatcTTATCTAAAGGAAAACAGATGTTCAAGAAAATCGCCAAGGGGCATAACTCGCCCAGAGGACACAGTTCCAAGAGATAG